Within the Erigeron canadensis isolate Cc75 chromosome 6, C_canadensis_v1, whole genome shotgun sequence genome, the region tgggaacgTATTGCAATGGACTTCATCACGAAGTTACCGAAGACAAGAAGTGGTCGTGATACTATATGGGTGATTGTGGATCGGTTGACAAAGTCGGCTCACTTCTTAGCCATTCGTGAGACCGATAAGAGTGACACCCTAGCTCGTTTGTACATTAAAGAAGTGGTGTCAAAACATGGAGTTCCGGTTTCTATTATCTCCGATAGAGATAGCCGgtttaaatcaaacttttgggAAGCTTTTCAACGAGCAATGAGTACTCAAATTGACATAAGTACGGCGTTTCATCCTCAAACGGATGGGCAAACCGAAAGGACCATCCAAACGCTTGAAGACATGTTGAGGGCTTGTGCTATCGAATTTGGCGAAATTGGGAGGATCATTTACCGTTGTttgagttctcgtacaataatAGTTACCACGCGAGTATTAAAATGGCACCATTTGAGGCACTTTATGGTAGAAAGTGTCGTTCTCCACTCGCTTGGGCGGAAATTGGTGAAAGCCAACTTATTGGGCCGGAAATAGTAATTGAAACAACCAAGGTGATTTCTCAAATTAAGGAGAGATTACAATTGGCCCGtgaaagacaaaagaaatatgacGATGTGAGGCGTAGGCCCTTGGAATTCAATGTTGGTGAACATGTGCTTTTGAAAGTCTCCCCGTGGAAGGGTGTTGTTCGTTTCATAAAAAGAGGCAAGCTTGCACCAAGATACATAGGACCTTTTGAAATCATCGAACGAGTGGGCAAGGTGGCATACCGATTAAAGCTACCTCAAGAACTTAGTGGTGTGCATAACGTGTTCCATATTTGTAACTTAAGAAAGTGTTTGGCGAATCCTACGCATCATGTGCCCATGGAGGAGATTCAGGTGGACAAGAAGCTCAATTTTGTTGAAGAACTGGAAGAGATCTTGGAACGAGAGGtcaagaaattgaagaacaaacGTTATACGATAGTCAAGGTTCGATGGCGTGCTAGGCGTGGAGCCGAGTGCACTTGGGAGCGGGAGGATCATATGAGGTCTAAATACCCGCATTTGTTTAGTGACTAGGGTTCTatcgaatttcgggacgaaattccctTAACGGGGGAATGATGTAACAATCGTGCATTTTGACCTTTTGACTATGTGTACAATTTGACTAACAATTTAGTTAGCTATTAAATATGCAAGTGCAATTTGAGGTTCAATTGagtgcaatgtgttcatatgGGTTAATTTATGAGTTTAACTAGAGACTTATGTGCTAATTGAGATCGTTAGTTAGTGCAATCGACGTTCATTTTGAtaacatttaatttaactagtaGAATTGAATATGGATCCTACCCATGGGTTAaacccaacccatgacccacccAAGACAACCCAACCTTATCCCATCTCCCCACCCATTCATTCATTCCCTTACACTTTTCTCTCTACCTCACTAAATGCATACACACTCCCAATCTCTCTCTATAATCTTGCTTCATTTATTGTGGGTTCAACAAgattaataacaaaatcatcatcccTATCATCATTCtagcatcatatcaaaaatccaAGTTTCAAAGTGTATGAAAAAGCTTCAAAttaggtcaaattcgggtttgacttCTTGTGGAGGTTTTGGTAAGTGATTTCTAGTTCAAATTCATTATTTCAAGTTGTTAAGCATGTTTTTCAATCAAATCTAAGCGCTTTTGGTCGAATTCGGGTCAATATCGATTTGGGTTCAAAACTAGGAtttcattagggtttttgaaGGTCAAGAATGATTTTGAGCGAAATGGGTGTTAATAAGTATATTTGTGACATGGGTTTTGTCTAATTATGTTCAAAATCGATTTGAAAGTGTCCTCAACCAACTAGAAGTCGAAAAATAGGATTTTTGGTGTTCTTGAGGTGTCATGGCCGAACTTAGGcataaaaatgatgttttgatTCAAGTTTGTGTTATGGaattgagttcatttgggtcaAAACCATGTTTATGAAGTTCAAACTGATTAATTTTGCACTAAAGGTCGAATTAGGTGTCAAAAATGGTGATTGGGTGTGCTTGGGTCGTGTTTGATTCATGTTAGTTGCAGAGTATAGCCCAGTCGTGCCGCTAGGAGCCATACTCGTGCCGCTAGTTTTGGTGTCCCTTGATCAGAACATTTCTCGTGTCGTACCTCGCGCCACGAGTAATTGTGAAGCTCGTGCCGCGAACCAGAAAACTCGTGCCGCTAGTTTTGGTGTCCCTTGATCAGAACATTTCTCGTGTCGTACCTCGCGCCGCGAGTAATTGTGAAGCTCGTGCCGCGAGCCAGAAAACTCGTGTCGCGAGTTTGTGTAGTTTCGTGTCAGATTTTTCAAACGTgcataacttttgatccgtaagtccaatcgagtcatatgacctatcgttggaatcgtatgAGAGTCTAGTTTATTGTGATAACATTCATTTGGGTTGAATCTGactccatttctaaaaattccGGATCAAAGTGTCTTGCTTCTAACTCGAAAAGGGTCATTGAAGCGTTAGTGAGTTGTGACCTGACTTGAAATAATTAGACCAACTTGTTCTAGGGTTTAGAGATGACATTGACGAAAATATGTTATACCTTGATAGGTCGTGAACATTTGGCGAACAATTGACGTTGTAGCTCATTTTAAACTTAACATTTGCAAGGCAAAGGTGAGTTTTCGCAGTTTCCGATACTCTTTTAAGAGTCGGCTGAAAAGTGTACCTCGTGCATTGATGACATTTGCGATTTACATGTTGTGTGATGATTTTGTAGACGTGCAAGTATGTGTTTCATTGTATGGTTATTGTATGTGTATGTTGAGACGTTTTTAGgatagttgtgtatatatggaagacgttaatgcctttgaaaggttgaagatgtggtgggaaggctgcgggtgaccctatatataaacatcaaaggcctttcaaaagtagtatcgtacaaagtatatatacaaggtgtttgatttTGTGTGGACATTGATGATCAAGTTACGTGCAATGAGCATAATGGGGTGCATGATGACATTACAATGGGTACACttagtacttgatgacattatacgggtacaatacgtacttgatgacattttacGGGTACTTTTAGTACTTTATGACAATTGTTAACGATATGTGGACGTTGAGGAACGTTGGGTACAAGTGTGCAAAATCTTAGATCATGTTgatgttaattatgtattagatTACATTGGTATGTGTTCTTGTTCATCTTTccttacgaactcaccaacctagtgttgacattgtttagtacacttttcaggtaaccaagatAACCCAAGAGCTTGATTGCATTGCTAGAAGTTGGACTAtgaccatggatccgtgattcatttcccATTGATGGGACTCGCTTAGGATCATGAGCCATCTTTTGATATCGTTTTCGTAAAACTTTTGATGGTTGAATGCTCCTTATGCCTTTGTGACATTATAACTAAATTGTTGGGTTCACTGAAtccttttaatttcatatagttttgttctacgataattccatctTAGTGTCATGCTTTTCGGTGCATTTTGAGCCTAGCTCAAGGTGTTACAAGAGAggagtgatatatatatatatataattatatatgtatatgtacacATGGATATTctaacttttttgattttttatttaaacaatgcAGGTGGAAATTAATAGTACACGTGggctattaaaaaataaataaaccaaataaaacttaaacttaGCCGGTAAAATCTCAACATAGTTGGTCTAGCCTGTTTTTTCCCCAAGATAAGACTTTTTTTTGTTCGAAGCAAAAGGTAACAAGTTGAGGTACTTTTCAAGTAAAAAGGCCAAAAATCAATTAAACACCCCAGAAAACACTTTTAAACTTCCTAAATAGAACCCAACAATATCAAACCATAACAAGCATCTACATCAAAATTTCGAGTCCAGTGATCCAATAAACAGATTCTAGATGGAAACAACACAATCAGGTAGTTAGTGTTAATGAGTATTGAATGAAAACTTAATCTCAATCAGTTGTTGTTAATTCATTTAATCCTTCTTGTGATATTATcgattatatatacacaacatcTTCTTaacaaaaaactgaaaaaaatgataaaagctTTTATGAATTGAAGCTAGTGTTGTGGAGTTTCATCATTCTCAAgattataataaacatatgaGAAATTGTCataaatggtccctgtggttggTCGTATTGCCATTTTGGGACCTGTGCTTTTTATTAGTTAATACTCCTTCCGTCCCACTAAATGTGTCATATTTGGAATTTTCAAAGTTTCTTTTTacaaactttgaccttaaatattttaatttgtgtcatgtaataattaatgaaagttatatgaattgattgagctttaaatatattttttatcggtataattttcatcatctCCCAATAATTATAAACCAACACCCTAAATTCCTTATTGAAAAAGTCACAACCATTAgatgaaaaaccaaattaaattcTAACCCTTTGATTATTTTACTTAGCTCATATtccttttttagatttatttatttactatattatttactattactatttttttactaaaattatcattatattttgaCTATCTCCCAATAACTATAAACCAACACCCTAAATTCCTTATTGAAAAAGTCTCAACCATTAgatgaaaagtcaaattaaaTTCTAACCCTTTGATTGTTTTGCTTAgctcattttccttttttagatttatttatttactatattatttactattactattttttttactaatattatcattatatttttactATCACTATactaaatcataaaaataaacacTAATGACTAAATACGTTCATTTGATTTACATTACATTTACCATTAAatctataaaaattatatatatatatccattattggttttaactttttgcacatgatgatgatgatttcaaGTATATTGTATTACTAAGTTACTAAATACTTAGTTACATTGCATATCATATAATAAAACCAATACtataataaaaacaatcttaacatatattaaaaaacaactGACCAAACcttaattgaccaatcacagtACTCAATGTCTCAATTTATTTAAATCAGcacatgtttaaattaatttacactttaaagtTTAGATTTggtgtattaaaagaaaatgaaaaaaaatgatgagTTGGATATTGGGGAAGTATGGGAAAAATGTCGCCAGTGATTTGGGGAAATGGAGGAATATTAAGGAAAGTTAAGGTTGAACGTTTTTATTGGCGGTAAAGTTTGAGGGAGGGGTGACCACTTCCTCACCTAATAGTACGTAAAGTTTCTATTGATTGTGgtcattaatgtttttttaattagtttagtGAATTATGATATCCATTACATTAACACCATTATATATTACAAAGGACTTTTCAAGTCTCCATGCATTATTGTTTACTAGGCTTTAAATTTTCATAGTGCCATTTAGATTCACACCTAGAGTTGATTGAGAGGAATGCTTTTAGACAAGAGGTGAAATGTGATCTTTTTGTTGCATGGGTGTTTGTTTCAAACTTGTGGGTTATACTCATCAATAGAATATAAATCAAGCAAACACAaatagttataaatatatatatatataggaaaagtgaatataaggttgtccgacatttaagcttaggtgtgaaacacttcacatattaattttttaatatttgttgaattttaaataaatcacataactcccatgaattttatggattaaaaaaagaatatgtgagtgttccacacctaagcttagatgcctaatagccttatattcccatatatatatatatatatatatatatatattataaataaaacaaaattgttgtctataagtatttttaaaaatttttggaTGTGCCAAGcccatattttattttagatggtctttttcttaattatgatgtcatatatataccttgtaatattttgaataaaaatattcCTTAGATGTTAAATAAAGAATTAGAGgctatataataatataaaataaaatgcctttttttaattacttaatgtAATTATCattcttattttataaattaatattgttTTAGTCAATTCATTGGCTTAATAATTGTTGTGTTAGCTGATATATTAGctttatatcaaattataattcattGATATCAaactttacatatattttttattttaaaagtttaattaatgTACCTGGGTTGACCTCGGGTTGATTcattagtatattatataacaaaaatcaaaatatttaaggtcaaagtttataaaataagaatttaaaaattcaaaataagacACATTTAATGAGACAAAGGAGTAGCAAGTAAACATTTTATGTGAGATAACTATGGAAAAAATGATTAAGATTTAAAGTTTACAATAAAAAtgcatttaaaattttgaattaacAGTCATTTATACTCACTTTTCATgaaataaaactataataagTTTATGTAAAACTGAAATTCTTGTAATCTTTATAATCGTCTAATTGAATAAGTGTAGGcgattgtgaatttgtgatggGCTAATGGGCTCATATATTGAGTTTGGGTCAAACTAAAAATTATGGATTAGATTCTTTAAAGTTGATCCAATTTTAAGATAAAGTTGAATCAACTTAAATTTGGATCAACTTTGGCCATTGAATGAAATGCAACGGTCAAGATTAAATTATGATATTTAAACCTTGACcattggatttaatttaatggttaaagTTGATCTTACTTTACCAATAAAATTGGATCAACATTAGGGAATCTCAATCCTGAAGATTCAATAGACAAAGGTACCATTCTAAAGAAAGAGAATTTGAAGTAAAGCAGGCATAAAAGAGTTGAATTACAAAGCTAATATTCAAACATCTAAATCTTAATTGTATGTCCAATAAAATTGGATTAACTTTAAGGAATCTCAATCCAAAAATTATGTATCAAATATATCATTGCTAGGCTTATATGGAAAAGCAGGGGACAAATTGGAGAGAGAAAGCATCCCATTATTCGACTTTCACTCCAATAGCAGCAGCCATCATCTTTAGTTAGAATAGAATAGTTACACCCTCGCTTGTACAAGCTAGCTTAATTACACATGAGAgttatattttctctctttttgttaattttgcATGTGCAAATAGTACAGGATGTTTTTCATACATACATAGAATCTTTTGTGAATAGTCTAATAATGTGATAAAGAGTTCAAACAAAAGAGAATGATTGAATGAATTGTAGGGCTGCTGCTGCTATTCAACGTTTAACACCCCTCTCTCTATTTTGTTTGATGATAATAATGTGCATGGCTGCTTACACAAGTTTCATTGTTATCCCACAATTTGTGTCCCctctctctgtttttttttttttttttttttgtatcccTATTTAAACACAAGTATTTTCTGTTATCCCACAATTTGTTTTCCCTCTCTTTCTTTGTATCCTTATTTAAACAGAAGTGTTCTTTATTATCATCCCACAAGAGGTTACCTTTCTAAAAATGGCCAACAATGATAGTAACTCTGAGGGGCAGTTTACTTACGCGTTACAACTTATTACCTCCATTGCATTGCCTATGGTGTTATCAAACGCTATCAAGCTCAACCTCCTAGAGGTTATAGCAGAGGCCGGCCCAAATGCTGGACTCTCCGCTCAAGAGATCGCCTCCTCTTTGTCAATATCAAACCCTGATGCTCCTGACATGATTGACCGGATGCTTCGATTGCTCGCTAGCTATGCAATTGTCACTTGCGTCCAAGAAGACCGCGAAGCTAAGCCAGTACGAGTATATGGACTTGCACCTGTTTCAAAACTATTCATCCAAAATGAAGATGGGGTGTCGTTATGTCCAATGTTGGAGTTGCAGCAAAACAAATTGTACCTCGAAACTTGGTAAATTTCTATCTCTAGATGCCTTATGCTACGGACTTGAGTAGTCGGAGTATTTACtaaaaacaaatcatttttCTCTTTACTAATCTTGTTTTTTCTATGATCAAGGCCTAAACTTAAGGATTCTGTACAAGAAGGAGGTATTGCATTCGAAAAGATTCATGGAATGCATGAGTATGAATATTTTGGGGTAGATGCTAATTTAAATGAGGTATTTAACAAGGCCATGGTTCATAGTTCTACTATAATGGTTAAGGAGATGCTCAAGCATTACAATGGTTTTGAAAATCTCAATTGTGTGGTTGATGTTGGAGGTGGTGTTGGAACAACTATTAATCTGATTGTATCCAAATATCCAACCATTAAGGGCATTAATTTCGATCTTCCTCATGTTATACAACAAGCACCATTCTACAAAGGTATGTTATCTCTTGTTTAtgtgtaagaaaaaaaaaaagtaatgggGGAAAGCTGACTCAGTACCACATTTG harbors:
- the LOC122605407 gene encoding caffeic acid 3-O-methyltransferase-like, which produces MANNDSNSEGQFTYDSNSEGQFTYALQLITSIALPMVLSNAIKLNLLEVIAEAGPNAGLSAQEIASSLSISNPDAPDMIDRMLRLLASYAIVTCVQEDREAKPVRVYGLAPVSKLFIQNEDGVSLCPMLELQQNKLYLETWPKLKDSVQEGGIAFEKIHGMHEYEYFGVDANLNEVFNKAMVHSSTIMVKEMLKHYNGFENLNCVVDVGGGVGTTINLIVSKYPTIKGINFDLPHVIQQAPFYKGVNHVEGDMFHNIPQADGIFMKWVLHCYDDNRCIKLLKNCYQALQDGGKVIVVDKVIPFLPDTSSSVKTASHLDAIMMTQTPGGKERTENEFLALAKEAGFGGIEKKCFVCNNWVMEFYK